A part of Rattus rattus isolate New Zealand chromosome 4, Rrattus_CSIRO_v1, whole genome shotgun sequence genomic DNA contains:
- the LOC116898599 gene encoding zinc finger protein 431-like: MKDVILERKPLKILSVVKPLHNTVISKDTKAHILERNSMNKNLTNGEKPYECEQCGKAFTSHSYLQVHKRIHTGEKLYECDQCGKAFTSHSYLQVHKRIHTGEKLYECDQCGKAFVLHSALKRHKRIHTGEKLYECDQCGKAFTSHSYLQVHKRIHTGEKPYKCDQCGKAFAQLIHLKKHGITHTGEKPYECEQCGKAFTSHSSLQVHKRIHTGEKPYKCDQCGKAFAQLSHLKKHGITHTGEKPYECEQCGKAFTSHSYLQVHKRIHTGEKLYECDQCGKAFTSHSSLQVHKRIHTGEKPYKCNQCGKAFAQLSHLKRHKLIHTGRKSYKCNQCGKAFSLNSHLKRHGRTHTGEKPYECDQCGKAFASHSYLQVHKRIHTGEKPYECDQCGKAFVGQNDLKRHKRTHTGEKPYKCNECGKAFVCNSNLRKHKATHTTVKPYECN, encoded by the exons ATGAAAGATGTCATACTGGAGAGAAAGCCTCTGAAAATactcagtgtggtaaagcctttgcacaacaCAGTCATCTCCAAagacacaaaagcacacatactggagagaaactctATGAAT aaaaaccttacaaatggagagaaaccttacgAATGTgaacaatgtggtaaagcctttacatCTCATAGTtatctccaagtacataaaagaatacatactggagagaagctctatgaatgtgatcaatgtggtaaagcctttacatCTCATAGTtatctccaagtacataaaagaatacatactggagagaagctctatgaatgtgatcaatgtggtaaagcctttgtacTTCACAGTGCTcttaaaagacataaaagaatacatactggagagaagctctatgaatgtgatcaatgtggtaaagcctttacatCTCATAGTtatctccaagtacataaaagaatac atactggagagaaaccttacaaatgtgatcaatgtggtaaagcctttgcacaactCATTCATCTCAAAAAGCATGGAataacacatactggagagaaaccttacgaATGTgaacaatgtggtaaagcctttacatCTCATAGTTCtctccaagtacataaaagaatacatactggagagaaaccctacaaatgtgatcaatgtggtaaagcctttgcacaactCAGTCATCTCAAAAAGCATGGAataacacatactggagagaaaccttacgaATGTgaacaatgtggtaaagcctttacatCTCATAGTtatctccaagtacataaaagaatacatactggagagaagctctatgaatgtgatcaatgtggtaaagcctttacatCTCATAGTTCtctccaagtacataaaagaatacatactggagagaaaccctacaaatgcaatcaatgtggtaaagcctttgcacaactCAGTCATCTCAAAAG GCATAAACTAATACATACTGGAAGAAAATCCTACAAATgcaatcagtgtggtaaagccttttcacTAAACAGTCATCTCAAAAGGCATggaagaacacatactggagagaaaccttacgaatgtgatcaatgtggtaaagcctttgcatctcatagttatctccaagtacataaaagaatacatactggagagaagccctatgaatgtgatcaatgtggtaaagcctttgtagGTCAGAATGACcttaaaagacataaaagaacacatactggagagaaaccttacaaatgtaatgaatgtggtaaagcctttgtatgTAACTCTAATCTCCGAAAACATAAAGCAACACATACTACAGtgaaaccttatgaatgtaacTAA
- the LOC116899725 gene encoding zinc finger protein 431-like, whose amino-acid sequence MDALTYDDVHVNFTREEWALLDPSQKSLYKDVMQETYRNLTAIGYNWEDHSIEEHCQSFRRHGR is encoded by the exons ATG GATGCATTGACCTATGATGATGTACATGTGAACTTCACTCGAGAAGAATGGGCTTTGCTGGATCCTTCACAGAAGAGTCTCTACAAAGATGTGATGCAGGAGACCTATAGGAACCTCACTGCTATAG GTTACAATTGGGAAGACCATAGTATTGAAGAACATTGTCAAAGTTTCAGAAGACATGGAAGGTAA